The uncultured Eubacteriales bacterium region TGTACACCAAAAATATTATATGCTGCGTGTGCGATCCCCTGCCATCAAAGAGTTTTCCTAGGGTAGAACTGTCTCCTCCAAGGCCGCTCCCTCAGGCTCTCCTGCGGGAGCCGCGGGCGCAGTCTCCTCCGGGGGCGGCTGAGCTCCGCAGGCACGGTAGGCCGAGCGATCCCACTGGTAGCCCAGCGCCACCAGGTCCGCGTCCGATAGGCCGAACCCCTCCGCCGCAGTCACGTCCACGTGGCGGTACTCCCCTTCGGACAGGCCTACAATGTTCCAGAAGTGGGGCGCACCCCCCACCGCCCCGGATACCACGTAGCACTCCAGCCCCTCCTGCTCGGCCAGGAGCCGATAGGCCAGAGCCAGGCCCTCGCTGTCCGCCATAGACTCCACCAGGGCGGCATAGGCAGTGTTTCGCCTCTGGGGGCCGTCTTTCTCGCCGGGGGCGAGGTAGGTTACGTCGGTCTTCAGCATCTGGTCCAGCGCCCGGGCGGCGGCCTCCCCATCCAGACCCAGGGCGAAACCATCCAGCTCCTCGGCCCGTTGGGCCAGGGCCAGGGCCTGCTTGCGCAGCGTCTCCTGGTCCTCGGGGTAGGTGAGCAGGATCTCCACGATACGCAGGGCCCCGGTGTACCCCTCGCCGGAGGGGTAAATGTCCACCTCGATCTCGGGCATTCCCAGGGCAAAGAGGGGAGAGGCATAGTAGGCCTCACGAACCAGGGCCTTGATGGCCTCGGCATCCTCGGCAAAGTAGCTGATGCGCAGAACCTTTTCGGCGGAAAAGCTGGAAATGGCCTCCTGAATCTCAGTGCGTACGGCGCTGGTGCCGGTGACCGAGACAATGCTTTTCACCTGCTCGGGAGTGCGGCGGTAGGTAATGTAGATATTGGCCTCATAGTAGGAGACGATGTATGCCTTATCGTGCTTAATGAAGTCCACAGCGTAGGCCCCCAGAGGATCCTGCTGGGCCACCTCGGCGCAGGCATCGGCCAGGTCGGCTTCCACATCCCCCTTTGCGCTGCGGGGAACGTAGTTTGAGAGGTGAACCACGCCGTGCTCCACCCCCGCCTCCACCATGCCGTGGATAGCCTCGCCCAGCTCGGTATAATTCTCCACCCGAAAGACCGAGGGGTCGTTCCCCGAGGTAAGGGCATCCTTATGGGGCTGGATGGAGAGATAGTCGCGCTCCGTCATGGCGGCGCAGCCGGGCAGGGCCAGGACCAAGGCCAGCAGAAGGGCCGCCAGTCTGTACTTTTTCATTGTGGGGCCCTCCTTTTCCTCAGTTTCCCTTACATGCCCAGCGTCTCATCCACCAGCACAACCTCGGCGTGCTCGACGTCGCCGGGCTTTTCCCACAGGACTACGAGGGCACGGCAGATGCGCTCTGGGCTGGCGCAGTCATAGCAGCGGTCCCCCTTGGCGGCACAGGGGGTCTTGCGGCCCAAACGCTGGGCATTCTTGGGGGCGGCGACATTGCGGGCACGCCAGAGTGCAGCGTCGTAGTCGGGGGCAACCTTGTTCATGCCGACGACGAGGTAGAGCTCCTTGTGGCCGTAGAGCGTGGAGCCCACACGGTTTCCGGTGTTGTCGATGTTGATGAGCTCCCCGGTCTCTGCCACGCCGTTGACCGAGCTGATATAGACCTCGGTATCGGCGGCGGCGGCGCGGTCACCCCCCAGCCAGTGCCAGTGGACGGTGTTATGGGCGGGGAGGGATTCACCCAGACCCAGCTCCTGGGCGGTTAAGGAGCCACCGATACCGATGGTGCGGCCGTCCAGCTTAGAGTTTAAGTAGGCCGCGGCCTCAGCGGCGGTGGCAAAATGGGAGGTATGGAACCCGCGTTTTTCTAGGTTCTTGCAAAGCTTTTCAATTTCGGGCATGGAGAGGGCCTCTTTTCTGTTGGTTTTAGGGTAGCCCACAGGGTTGGTTGGGGGTGCGGCGGGGACAAGCCCCGCCCCAGGGGGGGCGGCGGAAAATACCTCAGTCAGGTTCATTGGCAGCTCCCTCTTCAGAGGGCGCAGAGAACGGAGGTCAAATATCGTTCTGCTTATACTCCCGGAAACCGTCGCCCAGAACTTCGTGGGCCTCGCAAACGATGATAAACGCCTGGGGATCCAGTTCCTTGACAATTCGCTTGATCTCCACGATCTGGCGCTGCTTGAAGGCGCACATGAGGACCTTTTTGGCGGCACCCGAGTAGGCTCCCTCTCCGTGGAGGAGGGTGACGCCTCGGTCCAGGTCCTTGACAATGCTGTCTGCAATCTCACGGTAATTATCGCTGATGATATAGGCCACCTTGGCGTTATCAAGTCCGTAGAGCACGCCGTCCATGACGATGGTGGAGATATAGAGGGCCACCAGGCCGTAGAGAGCGCTGTAGAGGCTCTTGAACGCGATGGCGGCGGCCACAATGGCGACAAGGTCTATACCCAGGAGAAGCTTTCCCATGGGGAGCCAGGCGATCTTCAGTTTCAAAAGCCGGGCGATGAGGTCGGTGCCTCCGGTGGTTGCCCCCCGGAGGAAGACGAGGCCCAGAGAGAAGCCCAGCAGCACGCCGCCGAAGATACAGCCCAGGAGGGGCTGGTCCATGGGGTGGAAAACGTAGACACTGTCCAGGAGGTCGATGAAGAGCGAGGAGGTAGCCATGGCGTAGAGGGAGGAGACCAGCAGCCGCCCGCCCAGGAGCTTCCACCCCAGGAGAAAGAGGGGGATATTCATTAAAATGACCACGGTGCCGATGGGTGCCCAGGGAAGGAAATGGTTAATGATCTGTCCAACGCCGGTGAGACCACCGAAGGCGATGGCGTTGGGCTTATAGCACCAGTTAAAGCCGAACGCATAGATGACGGAGGCGAGGGTGAGCAGGAAGTAGGTCCAGACGGCGTCCATGACCTTTGACTTAAACTTCATACGGCGTCCTTCTTACAATAACGTCAGCTGCTCCTGGCCCCGGTCCTCCTCCTTGAGGAGGGCACCGGCGATGGGCAGGCTGCGGGCCCGGTAGCGGGCCGCGTTGACTATCTTCGTCTGCTCCAGCGGCTCCACCCGCTCGACCTTGTACCGGGGCTTAAGGGTCATGATATTGACGCCCTGAGTACTGCGGGTGCTCTTTGGAGCGAGGCTTGCGGTGTGGAAGACCACGCAGCGGCCCTCGGTGGAGGTAACGGCCAGCTCCAGGTCCTCGGCGAGGAGGACGGCGGCCGCCAAGGGGGACTTGTCTGAGTAAGCCCCGGTAAGCCTTTTGCGCCGCGTCTGGGTCTGGTAGGCAGATAGCTCCACCCGGGCGGCCTTGCCATTTTCAAAGACAAAAAGGACGTGGGCGGTATAGTCCCCGGGGATGCAGACCCAGACCACGCTCTCCCCCTGCTCCATGTCCAGCTTTGTGGGCAGGTAGTCGCCCAGAACGCTGGCCTTGGCATCGTCAAAGTCGGAAAGGCGGGTCTTGTAGCACTGCTGGCGGTCGGTGAAGACCAGCAGCTCGTCCCGGTTGTTGGCCTCCCACTGGAGCCAGGGGCCGTCCCCCTCTTTGTACTTCTGGTCGCTTGCCATACGGAGAGATGCGGCGGTGATCTTCTTAAAGTACCCTTCACGGGAGAGGAACGCGGTAGCGGCGTAGTCGGCCACCTCCTCCACCGCGTCGGGTTCGGAGGCAAGAACGTGCTCGTAGATAATATCCGTCCGGCGGGGGACGGCGTACTTCTTCTTTACGTGCTCCAGCTCGTCAGCAATTATTTTTTTGATTCGCTGGGGCTTATTGACGGTATCCTGGAGGTCGGCGATCTCCTCTTCCAAGGTAGAGGTTTCCTCGATCCGCTTTAAGATATACTCCTTATTGATATTGCGGAGCTTGATGTCGGCCACATAGTCGGCCTGGATCTCGTCGATGCCAAACCCGATCATCAGGTTGGGGACCACCTCGACATCTTCCTCGGTCTCCCGAATGATCTTGATAGCCCGGTCGATGTCAAGAAGGATCTTCTTAAGGCCCTTTAAGAGGTGCAGCTTCTCCTGTTTCTTCTTCATAACGAAGTAGACCCGGCGGCGGACCGAGTCCATACGCCAGGCGGTCCACTCCTCCAGAATCTCCCCAACGCCCATGACCCGAGGCATACCGGCCACCAGGATGTTGAAGTTACAGGAGAAGGAATCCATCAGGGGGGTGGAGCGGTAGAGCCGCTGTATAAGCTTGTCCGGGTCGGTGCCGCGCTTTAAATCAATGGCAAGCTTGAGGCCGGTCAAATCGGTCTCGTCCCGCATGTCGGCGATCTCCTTGACCTTGCCGGTCTTCACCAGCTCGGCCACCTTGTCCATGATGGCCTCCACAGTGGTGGAGTAGGGGATCTCATAGACCTCGATAAGGTTTTCTTCCTTCAAGAAGCGCCACTTGGCCCGGACCTGGAAGGAGCCCCGACCGGTGCGGTAGACGTCGGCGAGCTGCCCCGCGTCGTAGAGGAGCTCGCCGCCGGTGGGGAAGTCGGGGGCCTTGAGTACGTCCAGAAGACTGACCTGGGGATCCTTCATATAGGCAATGGTGGCGTCGCACACCTCAGAGAGGTTAAAGCCGCAAATGTTAGAGGCCATGCCCACGGCGATGCCCATATTTGAGGCCACTAAGACGTTGGGGAAGGTGGTGGGCAAGAGAGCGGGCTCCTGCATGGAGGAGTCGTAATTGTCCACAAAGTCCACGGTGTCTTGGTCTATATCCCGGAAAATCTCAGTGCAGATGGCGTCAAGTTTTGCCTCGGTATAGCGGGAGGCAGCCCAGGCCATGTCCCGGGAGTAGACCTTGCCGAAGTTGCCCTTGGAGTCCACCAAAGGGTGCAGGAGGGCCCCGTAGCCCCTGGAGAGGCGGACCATGGTGTCGTAAATCGCCGCGTCGCCGTGGGGATTAAGTTTCATGGTTGTGCCGACGATGTTGGCGCTCTTGGTTCGGCCGCCGGTGAGGAGACCCATCTTGTACATGGTGTACAGGAGCTTGCGGTGGGAGGGCTTGAAACCGTCAATCTCTGGAATGGCGCGGGAGACGATGACGCTCATGGCGTAGGGCATGTAGTTGATCTCCAGCGTCTCTGTGATAGGCTGCTCCAGCACCTCGGGCCGCAGGCCCATGACGTTGGGGTTATTTTTTCGCTTGGCCCCCTCCTCGGGAGGTTTCTTTTTTGCCATTGGTATCAGTCCTTTGTGTGTGGGTTCATGATTACGGGTTCTTTAGGACACATTTTTCGCAGGGGGTCAGGCCGCGGCCCATCGCCTCGGCTAGCGTGGCCTCGTAATAGTGCCCGCCGTTGCAGGAGTCGGAGAAGTGGTACTTCTTCCCGGTGGGGGTGACGTAGATTTCCTGGCCGTTCAACTCGTCGGCTACGGCCACAGTCAGGGTATTCCCGTCCCAGGTGACGGAGCAATTGAGTGCCTCGCTCACGAAACGGGCTGGGACCATCGTGCGGCCCTGGATTCCCTGGGCCGCCACGTCCAAAGTCTTTTCCTCACCGTTGACGATTGCCGTCGTGCTGCCGATTTGAAGAGATATCTGAATATCGCCCCTGGAGGCAGTGACCGTCTGGGTCTCCCCATCCCAATCCAAGGTGGCGTTCAGCGCCTCAAAAATCGCACGTAGGGGGACCAACGTGCGGTTGTCAACCACGACAGGGGGCACATCGGTCTCGATTTTCTTGGTATCGACATACAGGTCGAGAGCCAGCGCGGGGGCGGCGAGGGAGAGGGCCAGGAGCAGGGTGAGTAGAACGCAGAGCAGCTTTTTGATGGCGGGGCACCTCCTGTATTCGTTTGGGAGCGGGGCGGATTGCCTCGCCAGTCTGTGGACTGGCTCACAATGGCGCCGCGGCGGAGCGGAGAAATTAGTGCTCGACGACATTGGCGCCGGAGGGCGGAACGGTGGCGGGGCCCTGAATGGTGGCAGAGGTGGAGCCAGTCAGCTCCAGCGTAAGCTTAAAGGTATTTTTGGTGTGGATCTCCACGGTCATCTTCTGGCTCTTGGGAGCGAGGGTGAAGTCCGCAGTAATGCGGGTGACCGCGTCGCTGTAGTAGTCGTCGGGCTGGTAGGCGAAGGAGCCGGTGACCGTGCCGTCGCTCTTTACGGTGAGTGTCAGGTCCAGTATTTTGGGCAGGTCGTAGTAGTAGCTATCGTCCTCTTCGTTGTCCATGCTCATGAGCGCCGTGTACTCCTCCAGGCCAAAGGAAGTGGTCCAGTTCTGGCCGGTCTTGGTGAACACGCCGTCTCCAAAAACCTGGGCGAATCGGGCGGCATGCTGGAGAATCTGGTCGTAGATCTGGGCGGGGTGATCGGCCTGATCCAGGGCGCAGATGAGAGAACCTACGGTAAGGCCCTCCAGCTTTGGGGCGGAGTCCTCCAAACCGGACAGGGAGATGGCATACCAGCTGCCGGCGGGCGGAAGCTTGTCCTCATAGGAATACGCGGCAGAGGCCCAATCCAGGAGGTCGCCCTTAAGATATAACATCTCCTCCTCATTGTCGACCCGCAGCTCAAAGCTGCCCTTGAGGAGTGCGAATAGGGTGTCCAGCTCCTCCATGTCCTCGCCGTCCGTATAATACCCCATCTCACCCATGAGCCCCCGCAGGATGTCGGCGAGGGAGCTCGCGTCGTACCTGCCGGTGACTTGGGCCCCCTGGGCGGAGCGGAGGGTGGAGGAATCAAGGGAAAAGGAGCCGGTCTTGTCGCCGTCCAGGCTGTCGAAGAGGGTGAGGCTCCCCTTGAACTGGAGGGTCTCTTTGGCAGAGCCGGTCTGGGCCTCATTCCACTTTGCGAGGACGCCGTTGAGGATGGTAAAGTCCTCGTCGATCCGAGCGGCCAGGGCGGTGGGGTCCAGGAGGACCACAGTGTTATAGTACCCGTCCCAGTAGACCCGGAGGCCCGCTTTCTCTGCCGCCGAGCGGACAGCGGAGTACCCGTCAAGGGGGGCGGGGACGTCGATACCCAGGGCGGCGGAGAGGGTCTTCGCGTCGGCGTATACAGCACCGTTCTTCGCGTAGGGGGTGCGGTCGGCAGGGAAAGAGAGGTAAGTATCGTTCAGGAGGACACCCAACTCGCCGGGAACGCCGCCGTGGGCGGTGATGAAGTCGGTGCGCCGGAGGGCTTGCTCCTGCTCATAGGCATATGCCCGGTTCCATTCTTCAAATAGCTCCAGGTAGGCCTCCTCCATGCAGGTAAGCCAGAGGTTGTTCTCCAGATATTCGTCTGCGCTGTCATAGTAATAATTTTCTGCGAGCCAGTCGCCCAGCTCAGCCAGGAAGAGAGCGGTGCGCTCCGGCTCCTTGGCCTGGAGAGCAGCCCACTCCGCCTTGTAGTCCTCGATCACTATCATATCGATGACGTAGGAATCCAGCATATTGGACTCAAAAGCTGCCTGGTCGGCCAGGCCGTATATCTCCATGTACTCCTCTTTGCTCGAATACCAGGGGTATTCCTCCAAGAAATAGGCCTCGGCATCGAAGACGGCCAATTCGGCGGCGTGGGCGGCTTTATAGTCCTCTTTCCTCGTTTCCCAGTCGCGGTAGTCGGCCACCGATTCGGCGTACTCCTCCTCAGTCCAGTAGGTGAGCATGTCTTCGTAAGATTCATACCCCCACTGCTGCCAGAGGGGCTCTTCCTGGGCCAGGGCGGGGGCGGTGAGGGCGCAGACAAGTGCCAGAGTTAGGATTGCGGATAGCAGCTTTTTCATCTCAGGGTCCCTCCTACTGTCTTTATTCAGTTTTGAGTCGGGTTGGTGTGGCTGTGATGGTGCGTGGGTTACGAAATATCGGCAAGCTCCAGATACTTGTAGCCGTTTTCGGTGATGTGGTCCTTACGGCCCTGGAGGTTGTCGCCCAGGAGGAGGTCGAAGACCTCCCCGGTACGGATGATGTCCTCGGGCATGACCTTGATGAGGCGGCGGGTCTCGGGGTTCATGGTGGTGAGCCACATCATGTCGGGCTCGTTCTCACCCAGGCCCTTCGAGCGCTGGACGCTGGCTTTCTTGTCCCCGAGCTGGGCGACAATGTCGTTCTTTTCCTTGTCGGAGTAAGCAAACCAGGTCTTCTCCTTATAATTGATCTCATATAGGGGGGATTCTGCGATGTAGACGTACCCGCGCTGGATGAGGGTGGGCACCAGGCGGTAGAGCATGGTCAAAATCAGGGTGCGGATCTGAAATCCGTCCACATCGGCATCGGTGCAGATGACAATCTTATTCCAGCGCAAGGCCATGAGGTCGAAACCCGCCAGGTCCTTATTGTGCTTGTCATTGACCTCGCAGCCGCAGCCCAAGACTTTTAAAAGGTCGGTGATGATCTCGCTCTTGAAAATCTTGCCGTAATCGGCCTTGAGGCAGTTCAAAATCTTGCCGCGGACAGGCATGATGCCCTGGAACTCCGCATCCCGGCTCAGCTTGACGGCACCCATAGCGGAGTCGCCCTCCACGATGTAAAGCTCGCGGCGCTCGGTGTCTCTGGTGCGGCAGTCTACGAATTTCTGCACGCGGTTGGAGATATCCACGTTGCCGGAGAGCTTTTTCTTAATATTGAGCCGGGCCTTCTCAGCGCTCTCACGGCTGCGCTTATTGATGAGGACTTGCTCGGCAATCTTCTGGGCGTCGAAGGGGTTTTCGATGAAGTAGACCTCAAGCTGGGATCGGAGAAAGTCGGTCATGGCCTCCTGGACGAATTTGTTGGTGATGGACTTTTTGGTCTGGTTTTCGTAGCTGGTCTGGGTGGAGAAGTTGTTGCTAACCAACACGATGCAGTCCTGCACGTCGTTCCAGGTAATCTTGCTCTCGGCCTTCTGGTACTTGCTCTGCTGCTTTAAAAACGCGTCGATGCCGTTGACGAAGGCGGACTTGACGGCCTTCTCGGGGCTGCCGCCGTGCTCCAGCCAAGAGGAGTTGTGGTAGTGCTCAATGACCTGCACGGTATTGCTAAAGCAGAAGGAGACCGACAATTTCACCTTGTACTCGGGTTTATCCTCCCGGTCCCGTCCCCGGCGCTCGCTCTGCCAGAAGACGGGGGAAGTGAGGCTGTTCTCCCCCGCGAGCTCGGTGACGTAGTCTACGATGCCATTTTCGTACTTAAACTCGGTGGTCTCGAATTTGCCGTTTACCTGGTTGCGGAAACGGAAGGTAATGCCGGCGTTGACCACGGCCTGGCGCTTGATGACGTCCAGGTAGTACTCCACGGGGATATTGATGTCAGTGAACACGTCCAGGTCAGGCTTCCAGCGGAAAAGGGAGCCGGTCTTCTTCCGGTCGGTGGGCTCCTTCCCCAGGCCGCCGATGTTCTCGCCCCGCTCGAAATGGAGCGTGTACTTAAATCCGTCCCGATGGATGACGGCGTCGAAGAACCGGGACGCGTATTGTGTGGCACAGGAACCCAGACCATTCAATCCCAGGGAGTACTCGTAGTTGTCGCCGTCGCCATTGTCATACTTGCCGCCGGCGTACAGCTCGCAGAAGACCAGCTCCCAGTTGAACTTCTGTTCCTTCTCATTCCAGTCCACAGGACAGCCTCGGCCGAAGTCTTCCACTTCGATGCTCTGGTCCGCGTAGCGGGTGACGGTGATGACATCACCGTGGCCCTCACGCGCTTCGTCGATGGCGTTGGACAGGATCTCAAAAACGGCATGCTCACAGCCCTCCAGCCCGTCGGAACCGAAGATAACGCCGGGGCGCTTACGCACCCGGTCGGCCCCCTTCAGGGCGGAGATAGACTCGTTGCCGTAGGTCTTGTTGCTCTTAGCCATTGGGCTCCCCTCGCAGTACATATATTCTATCGGTTTATTCTATCTCATTTCATGCCATGGTGTCAAGAAATGGTACGGAAACAAGAGGCCCGCCCACTCCTTGCGGAGTGAGCGGGTCCTAGCCGATCCATGCGCCTTGAAAATAACCATTTCCTTGCGCGGTCGGGCTGTTGGACAGCCACGCAAAAATTATGCGTTGGGGGGCTGGTTTCCCATATGGGGAACCGTTCCCAATGCGCTCCTCTCGCCTTCCGCCTGAGGGCAAACCTCAGGTCAGCCCGAGATTGCCCGGCACCGGCTTAAAA contains the following coding sequences:
- a CDS encoding conserved exported hypothetical protein (Evidence 4 : Homologs of previously reported genes of unknown function), with product MKKYRLAALLLALVLALPGCAAMTERDYLSIQPHKDALTSGNDPSVFRVENYTELGEAIHGMVEAGVEHGVVHLSNYVPRSAKGDVEADLADACAEVAQQDPLGAYAVDFIKHDKAYIVSYYEANIYITYRRTPEQVKSIVSVTGTSAVRTEIQEAISSFSAEKVLRISYFAEDAEAIKALVREAYYASPLFALGMPEIEVDIYPSGEGYTGALRIVEILLTYPEDQETLRKQALALAQRAEELDGFALGLDGEAAARALDQMLKTDVTYLAPGEKDGPQRRNTAYAALVESMADSEGLALAYRLLAEQEGLECYVVSGAVGGAPHFWNIVGLSEGEYRHVDVTAAEGFGLSDADLVALGYQWDRSAYRACGAQPPPEETAPAAPAGEPEGAALEETVLP
- a CDS encoding conserved hypothetical protein (Evidence 4 : Homologs of previously reported genes of unknown function) — protein: MNLTEVFSAAPPGAGLVPAAPPTNPVGYPKTNRKEALSMPEIEKLCKNLEKRGFHTSHFATAAEAAAYLNSKLDGRTIGIGGSLTAQELGLGESLPAHNTVHWHWLGGDRAAAADTEVYISSVNGVAETGELINIDNTGNRVGSTLYGHKELYLVVGMNKVAPDYDAALWRARNVAAPKNAQRLGRKTPCAAKGDRCYDCASPERICRALVVLWEKPGDVEHAEVVLVDETLGM
- a CDS encoding conserved membrane hypothetical protein (Evidence 4 : Homologs of previously reported genes of unknown function), with the translated sequence MKFKSKVMDAVWTYFLLTLASVIYAFGFNWCYKPNAIAFGGLTGVGQIINHFLPWAPIGTVVILMNIPLFLLGWKLLGGRLLVSSLYAMATSSLFIDLLDSVYVFHPMDQPLLGCIFGGVLLGFSLGLVFLRGATTGGTDLIARLLKLKIAWLPMGKLLLGIDLVAIVAAAIAFKSLYSALYGLVALYISTIVMDGVLYGLDNAKVAYIISDNYREIADSIVKDLDRGVTLLHGEGAYSGAAKKVLMCAFKQRQIVEIKRIVKELDPQAFIIVCEAHEVLGDGFREYKQNDI
- a CDS encoding DNA gyrase/topoisomerase IV, A subunit; translated protein: MAKKKPPEEGAKRKNNPNVMGLRPEVLEQPITETLEINYMPYAMSVIVSRAIPEIDGFKPSHRKLLYTMYKMGLLTGGRTKSANIVGTTMKLNPHGDAAIYDTMVRLSRGYGALLHPLVDSKGNFGKVYSRDMAWAASRYTEAKLDAICTEIFRDIDQDTVDFVDNYDSSMQEPALLPTTFPNVLVASNMGIAVGMASNICGFNLSEVCDATIAYMKDPQVSLLDVLKAPDFPTGGELLYDAGQLADVYRTGRGSFQVRAKWRFLKEENLIEVYEIPYSTTVEAIMDKVAELVKTGKVKEIADMRDETDLTGLKLAIDLKRGTDPDKLIQRLYRSTPLMDSFSCNFNILVAGMPRVMGVGEILEEWTAWRMDSVRRRVYFVMKKKQEKLHLLKGLKKILLDIDRAIKIIRETEEDVEVVPNLMIGFGIDEIQADYVADIKLRNINKEYILKRIEETSTLEEEIADLQDTVNKPQRIKKIIADELEHVKKKYAVPRRTDIIYEHVLASEPDAVEEVADYAATAFLSREGYFKKITAASLRMASDQKYKEGDGPWLQWEANNRDELLVFTDRQQCYKTRLSDFDDAKASVLGDYLPTKLDMEQGESVVWVCIPGDYTAHVLFVFENGKAARVELSAYQTQTRRKRLTGAYSDKSPLAAAVLLAEDLELAVTSTEGRCVVFHTASLAPKSTRSTQGVNIMTLKPRYKVERVEPLEQTKIVNAARYRARSLPIAGALLKEEDRGQEQLTLL
- a CDS encoding exported hypothetical protein (Evidence 5 : No homology to any previously reported sequences); its protein translation is MSSSTNFSAPPRRHCEPVHRLARQSAPLPNEYRRCPAIKKLLCVLLTLLLALSLAAPALALDLYVDTKKIETDVPPVVVDNRTLVPLRAIFEALNATLDWDGETQTVTASRGDIQISLQIGSTTAIVNGEEKTLDVAAQGIQGRTMVPARFVSEALNCSVTWDGNTLTVAVADELNGQEIYVTPTGKKYHFSDSCNGGHYYEATLAEAMGRGLTPCEKCVLKNP
- a CDS encoding exported hypothetical protein (Evidence 5 : No homology to any previously reported sequences), which gives rise to MKKLLSAILTLALVCALTAPALAQEEPLWQQWGYESYEDMLTYWTEEEYAESVADYRDWETRKEDYKAAHAAELAVFDAEAYFLEEYPWYSSKEEYMEIYGLADQAAFESNMLDSYVIDMIVIEDYKAEWAALQAKEPERTALFLAELGDWLAENYYYDSADEYLENNLWLTCMEEAYLELFEEWNRAYAYEQEQALRRTDFITAHGGVPGELGVLLNDTYLSFPADRTPYAKNGAVYADAKTLSAALGIDVPAPLDGYSAVRSAAEKAGLRVYWDGYYNTVVLLDPTALAARIDEDFTILNGVLAKWNEAQTGSAKETLQFKGSLTLFDSLDGDKTGSFSLDSSTLRSAQGAQVTGRYDASSLADILRGLMGEMGYYTDGEDMEELDTLFALLKGSFELRVDNEEEMLYLKGDLLDWASAAYSYEDKLPPAGSWYAISLSGLEDSAPKLEGLTVGSLICALDQADHPAQIYDQILQHAARFAQVFGDGVFTKTGQNWTTSFGLEEYTALMSMDNEEDDSYYYDLPKILDLTLTVKSDGTVTGSFAYQPDDYYSDAVTRITADFTLAPKSQKMTVEIHTKNTFKLTLELTGSTSATIQGPATVPPSGANVVEH
- a CDS encoding DNA gyrase, B subunit, C-terminal domain protein, producing MAKSNKTYGNESISALKGADRVRKRPGVIFGSDGLEGCEHAVFEILSNAIDEAREGHGDVITVTRYADQSIEVEDFGRGCPVDWNEKEQKFNWELVFCELYAGGKYDNGDGDNYEYSLGLNGLGSCATQYASRFFDAVIHRDGFKYTLHFERGENIGGLGKEPTDRKKTGSLFRWKPDLDVFTDINIPVEYYLDVIKRQAVVNAGITFRFRNQVNGKFETTEFKYENGIVDYVTELAGENSLTSPVFWQSERRGRDREDKPEYKVKLSVSFCFSNTVQVIEHYHNSSWLEHGGSPEKAVKSAFVNGIDAFLKQQSKYQKAESKITWNDVQDCIVLVSNNFSTQTSYENQTKKSITNKFVQEAMTDFLRSQLEVYFIENPFDAQKIAEQVLINKRSRESAEKARLNIKKKLSGNVDISNRVQKFVDCRTRDTERRELYIVEGDSAMGAVKLSRDAEFQGIMPVRGKILNCLKADYGKIFKSEIITDLLKVLGCGCEVNDKHNKDLAGFDLMALRWNKIVICTDADVDGFQIRTLILTMLYRLVPTLIQRGYVYIAESPLYEINYKEKTWFAYSDKEKNDIVAQLGDKKASVQRSKGLGENEPDMMWLTTMNPETRRLIKVMPEDIIRTGEVFDLLLGDNLQGRKDHITENGYKYLELADIS
- a CDS encoding hypothetical protein (Evidence 5 : No homology to any previously reported sequences); the encoded protein is MDSHAKIMRWGAGFPYGEPFPMRSSRLPPEGKPQVSPRLPGTGLKGGALDLSEHSMRIPFFLTPGKERYICGNICPE